The Halosimplex litoreum genome has a window encoding:
- a CDS encoding ABC transporter ATP-binding protein, producing the protein MSDPAVVADGLTKRYGEELAVSDLSLTIPSGDVYGFLGPNGAGKTTTMRMLTGLTEPTRGTATVAGAAADDRPVLTERIGYLPADPPVFDELTGREHLRYVARLHELPPEAAGERIDDMLARFDLAGDADRRIGTYSTGMQKKVGAIAALLGDPEVVFLDEPTSGLDPRAARTMRDTVAAVAERDVTVFLSSHVLSVVDELADAVGVIDDGELVAEGATEELKRRARDDGEADLETAFLDITEDADVPDKRVEA; encoded by the coding sequence GTGAGCGACCCGGCCGTCGTCGCCGACGGGCTGACCAAGCGCTACGGCGAGGAACTGGCCGTCTCGGACCTGTCGCTGACGATCCCGTCCGGCGACGTGTACGGCTTCCTCGGGCCGAACGGCGCCGGCAAGACGACGACGATGCGGATGCTGACCGGACTCACCGAACCGACCCGCGGGACCGCGACGGTCGCGGGCGCCGCCGCCGACGACCGCCCGGTGCTGACGGAGCGGATCGGCTACCTGCCCGCCGATCCCCCGGTGTTCGACGAGTTGACCGGCCGCGAGCACCTGCGATACGTGGCGCGACTGCACGAACTCCCGCCGGAAGCGGCCGGCGAGCGGATCGACGACATGCTCGCGCGGTTCGACCTGGCCGGGGACGCCGACCGCCGGATCGGCACCTACTCCACGGGGATGCAGAAGAAGGTCGGTGCCATCGCGGCGCTACTGGGCGACCCCGAGGTGGTCTTCCTCGACGAACCGACGAGCGGGCTGGACCCCCGGGCCGCGCGGACGATGCGCGACACCGTCGCCGCGGTCGCCGAGCGCGACGTGACCGTCTTCCTCTCCTCGCACGTCCTCTCGGTCGTCGACGAACTCGCCGACGCCGTCGGCGTCATCGACGACGGCGAGCTCGTCGCCGAAGGCGCCACCGAGGAGCTGAAACGCCGGGCCCGCGACGACGGCGAGGCGGACCTCGAAACCGCCTTCCTCGACATCACGGAGGATGCCGATGTCCCCGACAAACGAGTCGAGGCCTGA
- a CDS encoding NfeD family protein, with protein MIEWIGQTSVLTWIGANLPLFLLLAGAALTIAEAFAPGAHFMVLGVALLVAGLVGLLLPPGLGVLAPLILAALVLAAGAGTFYVYRQFDFYGGKGGPQTSDSDSLRGETGRVTERITETGGEVKLDEGGFNPYYRARSVDGEIEEGTEVMVVDPGGGNVVTVEPLTGGIDEIDRELERERQRDSSRSASGDDSAGDEPDADDEREFETDPA; from the coding sequence ATGATCGAGTGGATCGGGCAGACTTCGGTCCTGACGTGGATCGGAGCGAACCTCCCGCTGTTCCTCCTCCTCGCGGGCGCGGCGCTGACCATCGCGGAAGCGTTCGCCCCCGGGGCGCACTTCATGGTCCTCGGGGTGGCGCTGCTGGTCGCCGGGCTGGTCGGGCTGTTGCTCCCGCCGGGACTGGGCGTACTCGCGCCGCTCATCCTCGCCGCGCTAGTGCTGGCGGCGGGCGCGGGCACCTTCTACGTCTACCGCCAGTTCGACTTCTACGGCGGCAAAGGCGGTCCCCAGACCAGTGACTCGGACTCGCTGCGCGGGGAGACCGGTCGCGTCACCGAGCGGATCACCGAGACCGGCGGCGAAGTCAAACTCGACGAGGGGGGATTCAACCCCTACTACCGCGCCCGGAGCGTCGACGGCGAGATCGAGGAGGGGACCGAAGTGATGGTCGTCGACCCCGGCGGCGGCAACGTCGTCACCGTCGAACCGCTCACTGGCGGGATCGACGAGATCGACCGCGAACTCGAGCGGGAACGGCAACGCGATTCGAGCCGTTCCGCCAGCGGAGACGACTCGGCTGGCGACGAGCCCGACGCCGACGACGAACGCGAGTTCGAGACCGACCCGGCCTGA
- a CDS encoding DUF7312 domain-containing protein, producing MADEAGDDEEEWRFSVDEVGDDTGDVDEADTLDAEGEEWDVTVGEGDDGPTVAFGGTESESESESESDGRDEGEGGNVAGSVTPDLPVESDTPSLESAVFVAVGALLVLLVFASVVTQLTPETIGAVTLGVAAVTAVVYAVFVRF from the coding sequence ATGGCAGACGAGGCCGGCGACGACGAGGAGGAGTGGCGCTTCTCCGTCGACGAGGTGGGCGACGACACCGGTGACGTGGACGAAGCGGACACGCTCGACGCCGAGGGCGAGGAATGGGACGTGACCGTCGGCGAGGGCGACGACGGTCCGACCGTCGCGTTCGGCGGGACGGAGTCCGAGTCCGAGTCCGAGTCCGAAAGCGACGGTCGGGACGAGGGCGAGGGCGGTAACGTCGCCGGGTCGGTGACGCCGGACCTGCCGGTCGAGTCGGACACGCCCAGCCTGGAGAGCGCGGTGTTCGTCGCCGTCGGCGCTCTGTTGGTCTTGCTGGTGTTCGCCAGCGTCGTCACGCAGCTGACTCCGGAGACCATCGGCGCGGTCACGCTCGGCGTCGCCGCGGTGACGGCCGTCGTCTACGCGGTGTTCGTGCGGTTCTGA